From Parasphaerochaeta coccoides DSM 17374, a single genomic window includes:
- a CDS encoding carbohydrate ABC transporter permease, translating into MKENIRHISRIRLGKKAAMTILTYVTALLILFPIVWLVLSSFKETVELFAHPLRLFPGTFSTAHYASVLGNRFIRYVGNSFFLAIVGTAITLVISSMCGYALAVYRFHLRYTNIVFGMFLLGTLIPGETLTIPQVTVISALGLYNNIWGVILPVVTTTTGIFMFRQHYMSLPLSFVEAARIDGSSEFQTFLRIMLPLGTSSVVTLAIFSFMWRWNDYILPLLVLSDQRNYTIQIAIKNYIGFNGVDWSSILAASVMSIIPVIIIFAILQRHITGGLAASGVKG; encoded by the coding sequence ATGAAAGAAAACATCAGACACATATCCCGCATCCGTCTGGGGAAGAAGGCGGCAATGACAATCCTCACCTATGTGACGGCTCTTCTCATCCTGTTCCCGATAGTATGGTTGGTACTCAGTTCCTTCAAGGAAACAGTAGAACTGTTCGCGCATCCTCTCCGTCTTTTTCCAGGAACGTTCTCCACGGCGCACTACGCCAGCGTACTGGGCAACAGGTTCATAAGATACGTCGGCAACAGCTTCTTCCTGGCCATTGTCGGGACAGCAATCACATTGGTCATCAGTTCCATGTGCGGCTATGCGCTGGCTGTCTACCGCTTCCATCTGAGGTATACGAACATAGTGTTCGGCATGTTCCTGCTCGGCACACTGATTCCTGGAGAAACACTGACGATACCTCAGGTCACGGTCATCAGTGCGCTTGGACTGTACAACAATATCTGGGGAGTCATCCTGCCGGTAGTGACAACGACAACGGGCATCTTCATGTTCCGCCAGCATTATATGTCTTTGCCGCTTTCCTTCGTGGAAGCGGCGCGGATCGATGGAAGCAGCGAATTCCAGACTTTTCTGCGGATCATGCTTCCCCTCGGTACATCGTCCGTCGTCACTCTTGCAATCTTCAGTTTCATGTGGCGGTGGAACGACTACATCCTTCCGCTGCTTGTGCTGAGTGACCAGAGGAACTATACTATTCAAATAGCGATCAAGAACTATATCGGTTTCAATGGAGTGGACTGGAGCAGTATACTTGCGGCATCGGTTATGTCCATCATCCCCGTCATCATCATCTTCGCTATCCTGCAACGACATATCACAGGAGGTCTGGCGGCATCCGGTGTGAAGGGATGA
- a CDS encoding alpha-mannosidase, with translation MNKTYFTDSMAPLLDMLKRRALSDRTPVTGVSRAACGYHGWQQDHAGLPWEEAPSSLSSSLPFGGSESHCLFKAHLSVPPGMKGRHPVCLVETGATDIWNYDNPQFIVFLDGRMTCGLDVNHTEFDIPDSDNPLELILYAYCSSKYPDAHLNLAMASRDDDITGLYYDLLVLYETAIELPDENPAYSLLVRTCMEAARLLDTRNLTSAAFHQSILQARAFILNQKALGTPEGSRPVLVAAVGHSHIDVAWLWTLDQTREKTLRSFSTVDYLMDRYPSYVFSGSQPQLYDFVREESPELYSRIKRRVDEGRWEIEGGMWVESDCNLPSGESLVRQFLYGKRFISEEFGRQSRVLWLPDTFGFNANLPQIMKQCGTDYFMTTKLGWNESDTMPHDTFIWTGIDGSTVLVHMVTTKNHASPVSLLKNLGPTTYNGLLNASQVMGTWQRYQDKTVSSSVLHCYGYGDGGGGPTAAMLEQGARFADGVPGCLRVHPSTVREFFENLERTTAGEQLPSWYGELYLQYHQGTFTTMAGSKKYNRVSEQQTMDTEFFRTVLWQLQVGGTYPHEKLEDIWKAILLNQFHDILPGSSIRQVYEDSWKQYEKIGRENSVLTKDSLMLLSAQTKARKGDIVVFNTTGFTRNALVSVSCDMPEGIRAADGEALPSTVSGGTLTFLARGIPAKGWKVFSPVPRRKEDELPPAFSFSENHVETPFHTIDFDDDGYIRSLLDKTEDRQLVPYGGRINVMRLHEDLPREYDAWNIGKQGDAIWWDVTGSHELSCTEISPLCMKLTLRRSFGKSALVQDILFYSHTARIDFRTEVDWQEDHKMLRVLFPLDIHAYRATCDIAFGTWERDTHANTSWDEARFEVPAHKWTDVSEAGYGAALLNTCKYGYSVHDGVIALSLLRSPAHPNPDADRGRHIFTYALLPHAGTYREGNVVQEGYDLQFPLLSLRMEADGSGFLPSCFSFVSVNAPNIVIETVKKCEERESMALRLYEAHGKAVRCSLASVFPIGEAWECNALEERKSRLPSDEKDGTLLSFRPFELKTVELVPFDSVSGHNKISHQEQA, from the coding sequence ATGAACAAAACCTATTTCACCGACAGCATGGCGCCCCTGTTGGATATGTTGAAACGGCGCGCCCTTTCAGACCGAACGCCCGTCACGGGAGTATCGCGCGCCGCGTGCGGCTACCATGGATGGCAGCAGGATCATGCTGGCCTCCCGTGGGAAGAAGCTCCGTCCTCCCTGTCGTCCTCTCTGCCATTCGGAGGATCTGAGAGTCACTGCCTGTTCAAGGCACATCTTTCCGTCCCCCCCGGCATGAAGGGACGGCATCCTGTCTGTCTGGTCGAGACTGGAGCGACAGACATCTGGAATTACGACAATCCGCAATTCATTGTTTTCCTTGACGGACGAATGACATGCGGTCTGGATGTCAACCATACGGAATTCGACATCCCTGACTCAGACAACCCACTTGAGCTTATTCTCTACGCATACTGCTCCTCAAAATATCCTGATGCCCATCTGAATCTTGCCATGGCAAGCAGAGATGACGATATCACAGGTCTGTACTACGACCTCCTTGTCCTCTATGAAACAGCGATTGAGCTTCCCGATGAGAATCCCGCCTACAGCCTGCTTGTCCGGACTTGCATGGAGGCCGCCAGACTCCTTGACACACGGAATCTCACATCTGCCGCGTTCCACCAGTCAATCCTGCAAGCGCGGGCTTTCATCCTGAATCAGAAAGCTCTTGGCACTCCCGAAGGCTCCCGTCCCGTGCTGGTCGCTGCCGTCGGACACAGCCATATCGATGTCGCATGGCTGTGGACGCTTGACCAGACGCGGGAAAAAACCTTGCGCAGCTTCTCCACTGTCGATTACCTGATGGACAGATATCCTTCCTATGTCTTCAGCGGAAGCCAGCCGCAGCTCTATGACTTTGTCCGCGAAGAAAGTCCGGAGCTTTATTCCCGCATAAAGCGCCGTGTGGACGAAGGGCGTTGGGAGATAGAAGGGGGAATGTGGGTGGAAAGCGACTGCAACCTGCCCAGCGGAGAATCCCTTGTCAGGCAGTTCCTCTATGGAAAGAGGTTCATATCGGAAGAGTTTGGAAGACAGTCCCGCGTCCTGTGGCTTCCCGATACTTTTGGCTTCAATGCAAACCTTCCCCAAATCATGAAACAGTGTGGAACAGACTATTTCATGACGACAAAGCTTGGCTGGAATGAGTCGGACACCATGCCCCATGATACGTTCATCTGGACGGGAATTGACGGCAGCACAGTCCTCGTCCATATGGTCACGACAAAGAACCATGCATCACCTGTCAGTCTTCTGAAGAATCTCGGTCCGACCACATACAACGGGCTGCTGAACGCCAGCCAGGTCATGGGAACCTGGCAGCGGTATCAGGACAAGACTGTCTCGTCTTCCGTCCTGCACTGCTACGGATATGGTGATGGCGGGGGAGGTCCGACCGCCGCAATGCTTGAACAGGGTGCGCGTTTTGCCGATGGCGTTCCCGGTTGCCTCCGGGTGCATCCTTCCACGGTGCGGGAGTTCTTCGAGAATCTCGAAAGAACCACGGCAGGAGAGCAACTGCCCTCATGGTACGGAGAGCTGTACCTGCAATACCATCAAGGGACATTCACCACGATGGCCGGAAGCAAGAAATACAACAGGGTGAGCGAGCAGCAGACAATGGATACAGAATTCTTCAGAACCGTGCTCTGGCAGCTCCAAGTCGGCGGAACGTATCCCCATGAAAAGTTGGAAGACATATGGAAAGCGATACTCCTCAACCAGTTCCATGACATCCTTCCGGGAAGCTCGATACGGCAGGTGTATGAAGACTCATGGAAGCAGTATGAGAAAATCGGGAGAGAAAACTCCGTCTTGACGAAAGATTCTCTCATGCTCCTTTCCGCACAAACCAAAGCCCGCAAAGGAGACATTGTGGTCTTCAATACCACAGGTTTCACACGAAATGCTTTGGTCTCCGTTTCTTGTGACATGCCGGAGGGCATCCGTGCCGCAGACGGTGAAGCCTTGCCGTCCACAGTTTCCGGCGGAACACTGACTTTCCTGGCGAGAGGAATACCAGCGAAAGGCTGGAAGGTATTCTCCCCTGTCCCGCGCAGGAAAGAAGATGAGCTTCCACCAGCATTCTCCTTCTCGGAAAATCATGTGGAGACACCTTTCCATACCATCGATTTCGACGATGATGGATATATCCGTTCTTTGCTCGACAAAACGGAAGACCGGCAGCTTGTCCCTTATGGAGGAAGAATCAACGTCATGCGATTGCATGAAGATCTTCCGCGTGAATACGATGCATGGAATATCGGCAAACAGGGAGATGCCATCTGGTGGGATGTCACAGGCTCCCATGAGCTTTCCTGCACGGAGATATCACCGTTATGCATGAAACTCACTTTACGCAGATCCTTCGGCAAATCCGCGCTTGTCCAGGACATTCTTTTTTACAGTCATACAGCACGTATCGACTTCCGGACGGAAGTGGACTGGCAAGAAGACCACAAGATGTTGAGGGTACTGTTTCCGCTGGACATCCACGCATACAGGGCGACATGCGACATTGCTTTTGGTACGTGGGAACGGGATACCCATGCCAACACAAGCTGGGATGAGGCGCGTTTTGAAGTCCCCGCCCACAAGTGGACTGATGTCAGTGAAGCAGGTTACGGAGCGGCGCTTCTCAATACATGTAAATATGGTTATTCCGTCCATGACGGAGTCATAGCCCTGTCGCTTCTCCGTTCCCCGGCGCATCCGAATCCTGATGCGGACAGAGGCCGCCATATATTCACATATGCACTGCTACCCCATGCGGGAACATACAGGGAAGGGAACGTCGTCCAGGAAGGATATGACCTACAGTTTCCCCTCCTCTCCCTGCGTATGGAGGCGGATGGCTCCGGTTTCCTGCCCTCCTGCTTCTCATTCGTTTCGGTCAACGCTCCGAATATCGTCATAGAGACGGTCAAGAAATGCGAAGAACGGGAAAGCATGGCACTCCGGTTGTATGAAGCTCACGGCAAAGCCGTACGCTGCTCCCTTGCCTCTGTATTCCCGATCGGGGAAGCATGGGAATGTAACGCCCTTGAAGAAAGGAAGTCGCGTCTGCCGTCCGATGAAAAGGATGGCACGTTGCTTTCATTCAGACCCTTCGAGCTGAAGACAGTAGAGCTTGTCCCTTTCGACAGTGTCTCCGGCCACAATAAAATATCACACCAGGAACAAGCATGA
- a CDS encoding beta-galactosidase BglB: MNTCDTKSIQTRLDLLVAGFAPVLYADDDPDFMAGKIASHHDGTERERFRYWEWPHGIGLFGLWKLFEKDRNPRYLDMLTTYYDQRIAQGLPDKNVNTMAPILALSYLAEHTGRADYMDICREWTGWVMEGGLDRTEEGGFQHSTSDDINEGELWDDTLMMTVLAVANVGRITGKDSYVQEAIYQFLLHAEYLADIRTGLWYHGFTFKGKHHFSEAFWGRGNCWATIAIPEFIRMVELPGSIRRYLVAVLERQVNALHQRQDAGGMWHTLLDDPSSYLETSATCGFGYGILKSIHSGLLNSSYKDMALKALPAILSHIDENGIVRQVSYGTPMGRHDKDFYKNIPIRPMPYGQALAMLFLMEAMVD; this comes from the coding sequence ATGAACACATGTGACACCAAGAGCATCCAGACACGGCTCGACCTTCTCGTAGCGGGCTTCGCGCCAGTGCTGTATGCAGATGACGATCCGGATTTCATGGCAGGAAAAATCGCTTCGCATCATGACGGGACAGAACGGGAACGGTTCAGATATTGGGAATGGCCCCATGGCATAGGGCTTTTCGGGCTGTGGAAGCTGTTTGAAAAGGACAGGAACCCCCGCTACCTGGACATGCTCACCACCTATTATGACCAGCGCATAGCCCAGGGGCTTCCAGACAAGAATGTCAATACGATGGCACCAATACTTGCCCTGTCGTACCTCGCCGAGCATACCGGACGTGCCGACTACATGGACATCTGCCGTGAATGGACCGGATGGGTGATGGAAGGAGGCCTCGACCGCACTGAAGAAGGCGGTTTCCAGCACAGTACATCAGACGACATCAATGAAGGAGAACTATGGGATGACACGTTGATGATGACAGTCCTTGCCGTCGCGAACGTCGGCCGCATCACAGGGAAGGACTCCTACGTGCAGGAAGCGATATACCAGTTCCTTCTGCATGCCGAGTATCTCGCGGACATCAGGACAGGCCTCTGGTACCATGGCTTCACATTCAAGGGAAAGCATCATTTTTCCGAGGCGTTCTGGGGACGTGGCAACTGCTGGGCAACGATAGCCATTCCTGAGTTCATCAGAATGGTCGAACTTCCCGGAAGCATACGCCGCTATCTGGTGGCCGTCCTGGAACGGCAGGTGAATGCGTTACACCAACGCCAGGATGCCGGGGGGATGTGGCATACCCTTCTCGATGATCCTTCATCCTACCTGGAAACAAGCGCGACATGCGGCTTCGGGTACGGAATACTGAAATCCATCCATTCCGGATTGCTCAACTCCTCATACAAGGACATGGCATTGAAGGCTTTGCCTGCCATCCTTTCACACATTGATGAAAATGGTATAGTCCGGCAAGTCTCATACGGCACACCCATGGGGCGTCACGACAAGGATTTCTACAAGAATATTCCCATCCGTCCCATGCCATATGGACAGGCTCTGGCCATGCTCTTCCTGATGGAGGCCATGGTTGACTGA
- a CDS encoding fimbrillin family protein gives MNKSSRPVFVVLTTILILLVALISCEGKLNVSHTNAVRFSTEIGRKATANSEWQTDDDVGIYMLEHGTGTAATAAPERANRHYTADTASQTSGFSPADSANTLKWNDIAANANDTFDFISYYPWAYLAHTEDGAGTTSFYDTDTLYIDINRDRGTHEQDTGKADVLWGRTDNVQNNTSTVHLKLDHMLSRLIVNISPSTTVDATAINDATGGFTATVTGLNTQTAINLNDGTLDAASVIDAIVMKDISDTLTQSERNEGKRRFEAVLIPVGNTDALANVSLEFTLSGGAKAGTYTWKPSTTGAVAEGDKHLIHFDKGKQHVYNMTLNTDDNEVAVAAIQIEIKDWDTGDGVNAAATKAYSLTFGANEATGGSAPGRMYAHEGSLVTLPAPGTLEKDFYYFYGWNTLPNGNGTQYAAGESFTMPANDVTLYARWLAKVKSVSAGNNFTMILAEDGTLWATGTNYYGQLGDDTTIDKSTPVQVMTDVETVSAGYYHTMIVKKDGTLWGTGYNYKGELGVGGSLTNRTTPEQVTVMGTTVGDVFAGDHHTLILVTDGELLATGDNQYGQLGQGYSGPGSFLPSPNVVWNSTNGSVYMTDVTAVSAGAYHTMIKNDGKLWAVGRNEWGQLGDDTTNDTNIPVEVPSMNTDPGNPVEAVSAGSMYTMFLKKDGTLWATGQNNNGQLGDGTTTAKSTPVEVWDSTDGDVKMTNVKAVSAGASHTMILKKDGTLWATGNNGSGQLGVGATLLPETKTLTPVQVTSMGSDVEAVYAGTYHTLILKKDGTLWATGYNEFGQLGLGDSIPGTNRSTPVQVVF, from the coding sequence ATGAACAAATCTAGCAGACCAGTCTTTGTGGTTCTTACAACCATTCTGATTCTCCTTGTCGCCCTTATTTCATGCGAAGGCAAACTGAATGTTTCACATACCAATGCAGTGCGCTTCTCCACGGAAATCGGACGCAAGGCCACCGCAAATTCCGAATGGCAAACCGATGATGACGTTGGCATCTACATGCTGGAACATGGTACCGGCACGGCAGCTACTGCCGCCCCAGAACGTGCCAACAGACACTACACCGCTGACACGGCCTCCCAGACCTCCGGCTTCTCTCCTGCTGATAGTGCCAACACCTTGAAGTGGAATGACATTGCCGCTAATGCCAACGACACGTTCGACTTCATCTCCTACTATCCGTGGGCGTACCTGGCTCATACCGAAGATGGTGCCGGTACGACATCCTTCTATGACACTGATACCTTGTACATAGATATCAACCGGGACAGGGGGACACATGAACAGGATACCGGAAAGGCCGATGTCCTGTGGGGACGCACCGACAATGTACAGAACAATACCTCAACGGTGCATCTGAAGCTTGACCATATGCTCTCCCGTCTGATTGTCAACATCTCTCCCAGCACGACCGTTGATGCTACGGCTATCAATGATGCCACCGGTGGATTTACTGCTACGGTCACAGGCTTGAACACGCAGACCGCAATCAACCTGAATGACGGAACCTTGGATGCTGCCAGCGTCATTGACGCTATTGTCATGAAGGACATTTCCGACACCCTTACTCAATCTGAAAGGAATGAGGGCAAGAGGCGGTTCGAGGCAGTGCTGATACCTGTGGGCAACACTGATGCTCTGGCTAACGTGAGCCTGGAGTTTACCCTGAGCGGTGGTGCTAAAGCTGGTACATACACATGGAAGCCAAGTACCACAGGTGCTGTAGCTGAGGGGGACAAGCACCTGATTCACTTTGACAAAGGCAAGCAGCATGTCTACAACATGACGCTGAACACGGATGACAATGAAGTCGCCGTTGCCGCCATCCAGATTGAGATAAAGGACTGGGACACCGGTGACGGGGTGAACGCGGCTGCAACCAAAGCATACAGCCTCACCTTTGGGGCCAACGAAGCCACGGGAGGCAGTGCTCCGGGACGGATGTATGCTCATGAGGGAAGCCTGGTCACACTGCCGGCTCCTGGAACATTGGAAAAGGATTTCTATTACTTCTACGGATGGAATACTCTGCCTAATGGCAACGGAACCCAATATGCCGCTGGGGAGTCCTTCACCATGCCCGCCAATGATGTGACGTTGTATGCGCGGTGGCTGGCGAAGGTCAAGTCAGTCTCCGCCGGAAACAATTTCACGATGATTCTGGCAGAAGACGGTACGCTCTGGGCGACTGGAACCAACTATTATGGTCAACTGGGTGACGACACTACAATCGACAAAAGTACGCCTGTGCAGGTCATGACTGATGTCGAGACTGTCTCTGCCGGATACTACCATACGATGATTGTGAAGAAGGACGGCACACTTTGGGGGACAGGATACAACTATAAGGGTGAACTGGGTGTCGGTGGCAGCCTAACCAACAGAACCACGCCCGAACAGGTCACGGTCATGGGGACTACTGTCGGGGATGTCTTTGCCGGAGATCATCACACGTTGATCCTGGTGACGGACGGTGAGCTCTTGGCGACTGGAGACAACCAGTATGGTCAACTGGGTCAGGGTTACAGCGGTCCCGGATCCTTCCTACCCTCGCCCAATGTAGTCTGGAATTCTACCAATGGTTCCGTGTACATGACTGACGTCACAGCTGTCTCCGCCGGAGCTTATCACACAATGATTAAGAATGACGGCAAGCTCTGGGCGGTCGGACGGAACGAATGGGGCCAACTGGGTGACGACACTACAAACGACACAAACATACCCGTGGAGGTTCCATCCATGAATACTGATCCGGGCAATCCTGTCGAGGCTGTCTCTGCCGGATCCATGTACACGATGTTCCTGAAAAAGGACGGCACGCTCTGGGCGACTGGACAGAACAATAATGGCCAACTGGGTGATGGCACTACGACCGCCAAAAGTACTCCCGTGGAGGTCTGGGATTCTACCGATGGTGACGTGAAAATGACTAATGTCAAGGCGGTCTCTGCCGGAGCCTCCCATACGATGATCCTGAAGAAGGACGGCACGCTCTGGGCGACTGGAAACAACGGTTCTGGTCAACTGGGTGTCGGCGCGACACTCCTGCCTGAGACAAAAACACTCACTCCCGTGCAGGTCACGTCCATGGGTTCTGATGTCGAGGCTGTCTACGCCGGGACTTACCACACGTTGATCCTGAAGAAGGACGGCACGCTCTGGGCGACTGGATACAACGAATTTGGTCAACTGGGTCTGGGTGACAGCATTCCCGGAACCAACAGAAGTACGCCCGTGCAGGTAGTTTTTTAG
- a CDS encoding HIT family protein: MATIFEKIMTDDIPSVQLYSDKTCIVILDINPVSKGHALVISRNPYPTIGECPEDVFSHLCAVARKVDERLRQSLGCDATNIMINNGPAAGQDVPHLHIHVIPRYASDKCIVALQHEKYDDGEMAEYGKKLKMTE, from the coding sequence ATGGCAACTATATTTGAAAAAATCATGACAGACGATATTCCGTCGGTACAGCTCTATAGCGACAAGACGTGCATTGTCATTCTGGACATAAATCCCGTATCGAAAGGTCATGCCTTGGTCATCTCCCGGAATCCCTATCCCACCATAGGAGAATGCCCGGAAGATGTTTTCTCACATCTATGCGCCGTTGCCCGGAAAGTAGACGAACGACTCCGCCAAAGCCTGGGGTGCGATGCAACCAACATCATGATCAACAATGGCCCTGCCGCCGGACAGGACGTCCCTCATCTCCACATCCATGTCATCCCCCGCTATGCATCTGATAAATGCATCGTGGCTTTGCAGCATGAAAAATATGATGATGGAGAGATGGCAGAATATGGCAAAAAGTTAAAAATGACGGAATAA
- a CDS encoding peroxiredoxin yields the protein MLDAGMRAPAFSLQDDAGQLVTLDDLLAYDANIVLYAYPRDNTPGCTKEACSFRDNFHRLRALGAVVVGVSPDIPEKHASFKKAHELPFILLGDPEKKLLTALGAWGEKILYGKKSMGVIRSTFIIDRSGTIVKVWKKVTPADHGAHVAEFLEKRSLA from the coding sequence ATGCTTGATGCCGGAATGCGCGCACCAGCGTTTTCCCTACAGGACGATGCTGGACAGCTCGTCACACTGGATGATTTGCTTGCCTATGACGCGAACATAGTCTTGTATGCCTATCCACGGGACAATACACCAGGATGCACCAAGGAAGCCTGTTCCTTTCGGGACAACTTCCACAGGCTACGTGCCTTGGGAGCCGTTGTAGTCGGAGTCAGTCCCGACATCCCGGAGAAACATGCTTCTTTCAAGAAAGCTCATGAACTGCCTTTCATCTTGCTGGGGGATCCGGAGAAAAAACTTCTGACGGCACTCGGCGCATGGGGAGAGAAAATACTATACGGGAAAAAGAGCATGGGAGTCATCCGCAGTACTTTCATCATTGACAGGAGCGGAACCATCGTGAAGGTCTGGAAAAAGGTCACGCCTGCCGACCACGGAGCCCATGTGGCGGAGTTCCTGGAGAAACGGAGTCTTGCATGA
- the pheT gene encoding phenylalanine--tRNA ligase subunit beta, producing the protein MPKIETSGKLLFSLMGRTYADEQLEKYFPVAKAELDGHDEANDLYKIELNDTNRPDLWSAPGLARQLRQYVSGDNPVLYDFFSTSEVSMDDGGRKLVIDESARRVRPYSVGFAATGVTVDEDILQALIQSQEKLCWNFGRKRRSIAMGVYRNDIITYPVHYRGADPDATSFVALGMEEKHTLREICTLHPKGKEYGYIVKDAPVYPFLHDDRNEPLSFPPVINSARIGAVKTGDKELFFEFSGTGLEDILLAASIIACDLADMGYAILPVTAVYPYDTPFGREITVPYYFQEPVACPLETVHAILGQKLTGEQSVQALKNMGVFSVFEKDCLYVTVPEYRNDFLHPVDVAEDVMIGRGLENFAPEMPDDFTVGRISPAEVLGRKVQELMVGMGFQEMIYNYLGSRREYIDNMHVCGKDAIFIANPMSENYEVVRPSILPSLLESESVSGHAVYPHRIFEVGKVAYKEPSENSGVVTRNHLGFLSADNDAGFNDALAYVKTLMYFLGKDYALAELAEDSRFLAGRCARVMVEGREVGVFGEIHPAVLESWGTTMPTIGAEFDLDRLG; encoded by the coding sequence ATGCCAAAGATTGAAACTTCCGGAAAACTCCTGTTCTCCCTGATGGGCAGGACATATGCCGACGAGCAATTGGAAAAATATTTCCCCGTAGCCAAGGCTGAGCTGGACGGCCATGATGAAGCCAATGACCTGTACAAGATTGAGTTGAACGACACCAACCGTCCCGACCTCTGGTCTGCGCCCGGTCTTGCCCGTCAGCTCCGTCAATACGTAAGCGGAGATAATCCCGTCCTGTATGATTTCTTCTCTACTTCCGAAGTGTCCATGGACGATGGAGGGCGAAAGCTTGTCATTGATGAGAGTGCCAGGCGGGTTCGCCCGTACTCCGTCGGTTTTGCCGCTACCGGGGTGACTGTTGATGAGGATATTCTACAGGCGCTTATCCAGAGTCAGGAGAAGTTGTGCTGGAACTTTGGACGCAAGCGTCGTTCCATTGCCATGGGCGTCTACCGCAATGACATCATTACGTATCCGGTTCACTACCGGGGCGCCGATCCCGACGCAACGTCCTTTGTTGCCTTGGGCATGGAGGAGAAGCATACTCTCCGCGAGATTTGTACCCTTCATCCCAAAGGCAAGGAGTATGGCTACATTGTCAAGGATGCGCCGGTCTATCCTTTCCTTCATGATGACCGGAATGAGCCGTTGAGCTTTCCGCCTGTGATTAACAGTGCCCGCATCGGTGCGGTGAAAACGGGAGACAAGGAGTTGTTCTTCGAGTTCTCCGGTACTGGTCTGGAAGATATCCTGCTGGCTGCTTCGATCATCGCCTGCGACCTGGCGGACATGGGTTATGCCATCTTGCCGGTGACTGCGGTCTATCCCTATGATACGCCCTTTGGCCGTGAGATTACCGTGCCGTACTATTTCCAGGAGCCGGTAGCCTGTCCGCTGGAGACGGTTCATGCCATCCTCGGACAGAAGCTCACGGGAGAGCAGAGCGTACAGGCTTTGAAGAACATGGGAGTGTTCTCAGTGTTCGAGAAGGATTGTCTCTATGTGACCGTACCTGAATACCGCAATGATTTCCTCCATCCCGTTGATGTGGCGGAGGATGTGATGATTGGCCGGGGTCTGGAGAACTTTGCCCCTGAAATGCCTGATGATTTCACGGTCGGTCGGATTTCCCCTGCTGAGGTTCTTGGACGCAAGGTTCAGGAGCTGATGGTAGGCATGGGTTTTCAGGAGATGATTTACAATTATCTGGGTTCGCGGCGTGAATACATCGACAACATGCATGTCTGTGGTAAGGATGCCATTTTCATTGCCAATCCGATGAGTGAGAATTACGAAGTTGTCCGTCCGTCCATCCTGCCGTCCTTGCTGGAAAGCGAGAGTGTCAGCGGGCATGCTGTCTATCCTCACCGTATCTTCGAGGTCGGGAAGGTAGCATATAAGGAGCCGTCCGAGAACTCCGGGGTGGTGACGAGAAACCACCTGGGTTTCCTTAGCGCAGACAATGATGCGGGGTTCAATGATGCCTTGGCCTATGTGAAGACGTTGATGTACTTCCTCGGCAAGGATTATGCCCTTGCCGAGCTGGCAGAGGATTCTCGGTTTCTTGCAGGACGGTGCGCGCGGGTCATGGTCGAAGGCCGGGAGGTCGGTGTATTCGGAGAGATTCATCCGGCCGTGCTGGAATCATGGGGAACGACGATGCCGACGATTGGGGCGGAGTTCGACTTGGACAGGCTGGGCTGA